The sequence below is a genomic window from Humulus lupulus chromosome 3, drHumLupu1.1, whole genome shotgun sequence.
ACTAGTCTATTAATACATTGCATTGCTCAAGCATCAAATCAGGCAGGCAGATTTTACATTACATTTGTGTATGGATTTAATGATGAGCTGAACAGGGAAAGGTTGTGGAAAGATATTAAGGGACTGGCCTCTCATATTGATGAGGCCTGGATGATACTAGGAGACTTCAATGAGATACTCAATCAGAATGAAAGAATAAGTAAAAAGGTCAACAAAAAACCTTCTCCAAGCTTTTGGGATTGCATGATATATTGCCAAATGGAAGACCTAAAATTCTCAGGGTGTTTCTACATTTGGAATAACAAGCAACAGCCTGATGATCGAGTGTATTCAAAGATAGATCGAGCTCTGGTTAACTCGAGATATACAGATACTTTTCTATATTCAAAATCAGAATTTCTTCCAAAAGGTAACTTTGATCATGGCCCTATTCTTATATCCTTTTAGTTGGAGGAGAATTTGGGGAAGAAGCCTCTCAGATATTTTAGAATGTGGAAGGAGGCTTCCACTTATGTGGAAAAAGTTAAAACCAGTTGGACTGAACCAATTAAAGTTACTGAGATGTACAAGTTGGTTAAGAGATTGAAACAGGTTTTCTTGGACATCAATCGAGAAGGTTTCAATGACATTCAAAAGGCAGAGTTTCAAGAAAAACAAAGTCTGATGGAGATTCAGGAAGACTTGCACAAAGATCCTCTCAATGTTACATTTATGGAGCAAGAGCAATTGGTTAGGGATAGGTATACACGGTTGCATAAAGCCTATATTTTGTTTTTAGCACAGAAAGCTAAAGCAAATTGGATTCTTAATGGAGATGAAAATACTTCTATATTCCATGCCTCCTTGAAAGCTAGAAGAACTCATAATAGAATTCACTCAATTAAGAATGAGGAAGGCTTTTGGGTGGACACAGCAGATGGGGTTAAAGCTGCATTTCTGGGGTACTATCAAAGACTATTAGGGACAGctataaataacataatgaaAATTTTCCAGTCAATTGTGGAGTTAGGCCCTGTCATTTCTGATGCTCATTCTCGGTTACTTCAAGCAGAATTTACAACACAGGAAGTTAAAGAGGCAATCTTCTCAATCCCAGGGATGAAGGCACCTGGCCCTGATGGATTTAGCAGCTTTTTCTATCAAGATTATTGGGATTTGGTTGGTTCTGAAGTAAGTTTTGTTGTTTTATCATTCTTAAACACTGGTCAGCTTCTGAAGATATTAATGCAACGTCTATCACTCTCATTCCAAAGACAAAATTTCATGATAATGTAAGTAACTTCAGACCTATTGCCTGCTGTAATGTAATATACAAAGCAGCTTCGAAGATGATCTGTTCAAGACTTCGCCAAGTACTGCCTGATTCAATTCCGAAGAACCAGGGGGATTTGTTCATGGGAGATATATAGCTCATTATATCATGCTCTGTCAAGATTTAGTTCGTCAATATGGAAGGAAAAAATGCAAGCCGAGTTGTATGATCAAGTTGGATTTGAGGAAAGCGTATGACACGATTGAGTGGGATTTTATTGAAGAGATGCTAGCTGCTTTtaaattcccacagaaactcatCAAGGTCATCATGATTTGTGTAAGAACATTGAGATTCTCATTAATGATAAATGGATCAATGCATGGGTTCTTTGCAACTAAACGAGGACTACGTCAAGGAGACCCAATGTCtccattattatttcttatgggCATGGAATACATGTCCCGAATTATGCTTAAAGTGGGGTCTTTGCCTGGTTACAAATATCATGACAGATGTTATCCAATGAGACTAAATCACCTGTGTTTTGCAGATGATCTTCTATTATTTTGTCATGGAGATTATATTTCCATTTTATTGATGCTCAGGGGTCTAAAGCTTTTCTCATCGACATCTGGTTTGCTGCCAAATGAGACCAAATCCGCAGTATACTGTAGTGGTATGGTTGATTCTGAGGTTCGCAGAGTGCTGGAGGTTTCAGATTTCACTAGAAGTCATCTACCTTTCAGGTACCTTGTCATTCCAATTTgttctaaaaaaaataactaatattGAATGTGGGATTATTCTAGAAAAAATGATGCAAAAAATTTGGCAGTGGAGTTCAAGGAAGTTATACTATATGGGAAGAGTTACATTAATAAATTCTTTCTTGATTTCAATACACTTATTGGGCACAAATAATGATATTACCAAAGAAATTATTGCGAGATGTTGAAGCCATATGTAGAGCATTTCTTTGGAAATGGCTGACTGATAGCTCGGCGCTAGGCTTAGTTGCTTAGAATAAAGTTTGTCTTCCCAAGGCAGCTGGAGGATTGGGTTTTAGGAAGGTCATTTATTGGAATATTGCATCTATGGGGAAATATGTATGGGGCATTGCTTCTAAAAAAGATAGCTTATGGGTTCGGTGGATTCACAGTGTGTATTTGAACAAGCTGGATTGGTGGGAATACAAAATTCCCTCTGATTGTAGTTggtattggaaaaaaaaaactagttgtTGTTAAAAACCTATTTAAAGCCAAAATGGATCTGACTTCTTTTGCAGCAATGAAGTATAGCATTAACACAGGGCATGATGTTTTATTTGATCATCCAGTCAACGTACATTGGAGAAATGTTGTTTGGGAAAGGCTTAGCATTCCCAAGCATCATTTCATTCTTTGGTTAGTGATGATACAGAAGCTTTGTACCAGAGTTCACATCAGGAAGTATAATCCACACATAGATCAGTCATGTTTATTGTGTGGCGAGTACAATGAAAATGTTCACCATTTTTTTTTAGTGCCAATATAGCAAGACTTGTTTGCTGAGAATGAAGACTTGGCTAGGATGGAGAGCTCAAACAGAGGAATATGACCAACTGTTTTATTGGATTACAAAATCCAAACATCTGAGCAAACTGAGGATGAGCATGCTTACAGCAGCTATCATAACGTTGGTGTATCACATTTGGAGAGTGAGAAATGATGTGCTATGGTCTCAAAAACTTTGGCATATTAATCATACTGTACAGGCAATTCAAAGAGATTTTATGCTTAGACTGTCCATTGTAATGCCGAGTAAGGCAAGGAATATTGATAGGGAATGGTTTAATACACTTTGTAAAGATACACAACATTGATTGTATAGATGGCAGGGAACAAGGGGTATAGGGAGTTTAGGGTCAAAAGTTGAAACTGTGTAAATGATATTGGTTTTGAGTAATACAATGACTTcttattcaccaaaaaaaaatattataagttgtgaaagtcctattgacttatgagcatgtgttttctacattagtggagattagtaagtatagcaagcttatgggataatgatattaattcattgtaatgaagaaaaaaaattggtgagcatgaattgattcgaatacatttttttattaatcatgattttgatagcttttatttttgtttggacttaagtgaatCGGAAGAATATtttgactgaaattctggattataagttaattttcctgaagattatataagtgtgttagtcATCATAGCTTGAGACGTGAATTATTGTTGTCAGCTTGATTTAGTTGTGTTGGTTGTTTAGGTTCTGATGTTTTGTCATGTGAGTTTTGAGTCCATTGTTCGAGggcgaacaaagagtaagtttggcggagtttgataacttcattttagtgtcgttttaggatgtgtttttgtggtaatcttgagtctttatgtctgttttgtgcaagattacgcttgtgtttttctttgttgtAGGTCAGTGCTATGAATCGTGAGCTAAATGCgaaaataagaaaaaatggtggaaaataggaacttttggtggttgttcgagTCAAATTGGCATTAAGGAGGAGCTAGAAGAAGTTTTTGATGAAGTTGATGAAGGAAGAGTTTCAAAAGGTCAAAATCTGAAAAAATGGAATTAAAGTCGCGGCATGgtcttaagggccgcg
It includes:
- the LOC133825124 gene encoding uncharacterized protein LOC133825124; amino-acid sequence: MYSLDIRVYTSLLIHCIAQASNQAGRFYITFVYGFNDELNRERLWKDIKGLASHIDEAWMILGDFNEILNQNERISKKVNKKPSPSFWDCMIYCQMEDLKFSGCFYIWNNKQQPDDRVYSKIDRALLEENLGKKPLRYFRMWKEASTYVEKVKTSWTEPIKVTEMYKLVKRLKQVFLDINREGFNDIQKAEFQEKQSLMEIQEDLHKDPLNVTFMEQEQLVRDRYTRLHKAYILFLAQKAKANWILNGDENTSIFHASLKARRTHNRIHSIKNEEGFWVDTADGVKAAFLGYYQRLLGTAINNIMKIFQSIVELGPVISDAHSRLLQAEFTTQEVKEAIFSIPGMKAPGPDGFSSFFYQDYWDLVGSEVSFVVLSFLNTGQLLKILMQRLSLSFQRQNFMIMGLKLFSSTSGLLPNETKSAVYCSGMVDSEVRRVLEVSDFTRSHLPFRSVL